CCGGTCTCGCCTTAGCCACGGACTATTCCGCGGTGTTATCCTACCACAGACAATCAAGGGTGTGCTACTATTTGCTTTCGGCGTGGTTTACGgtatcatcaccatccaccTTCACGAAAACCACTGGATCACTCCAGTGAAGCTGGAGTACACCCATTTCTACGGGTCATGGGAATATTTAGGGTTCTGGGGCCTGACTGGAGTGGCAATCGGGAATGCGCTTCCTCTGTTTGATTCATACTTGGACAGCGCCAGCGGTCGCACGGCGCAAGAAGAACAGCGCAATGAccaagatgctgcagaaCTTGCTCTTTCTTGGTCCGCGGTTGTTCGCAGCGTCGGAGCTTTTGTGGGGATTGCGTTTGCGATGGTAAAAATTCCTTCCTACATGACACTAGTTGCAGAAACAAAGACTAACATATACGTTTCCTATAGCGCCGCACCCCTTGGGAGTCCACGACCCAAGCCTCTCTGACGCTGGCCCTTGCCAACCCCGTTCTGTGGTATCTCATCGACCGCACCAAGACCGGTTTCATCTTGTCGACGACGCTCGCTATCAGCGTAATGGGACTTCTACTGGGTCTTAAGCCCGATTTGATTCCCTCAACAGATTCGTCGGCTCCCGCTATACCCTCTCTAAATGGTACCGGAGCAGAATCTGCACTGGAGGCAGGAATCACACAGGAGAGCATGGCGGTTCGGACATGGGTTGCCAGTGTTCTCTTCTGCGCATGCGTATGCTTTGGAAACATCGGCAGGCAGCTTGCCATCGGATCTGGGCGCGAAACGCTCAAGTCGTGACTTTAGTTCAGAACATTACTTAGGGTCCTTTGTTCTTGTTTTTTGTCCTTTtactacttaataataaacgAATATGCTATCATGCGTTGAATATCGAATTTCGCCGTCGTCAAAAGAATGTCAGGATGATCAGAAACAAGCATCTAATCCGAGTAAAACAAGCTAGTCAAGCAAGTACAAGCCGATGCACTACCTTACgtcgagaagcaaaagatACTTCGACAAAGAGAGGTGTAGAACCAATCATTGCAGTCCCTCCCACCAAGTCTTTCGACCAAGTAGGCACTGCACCCAAGATCGATACTCTGCAAGAATTGCAGTCTGTCTCCATTCTGTATGACGATTTCCGTACTTCATAGGTACCTATCTATTAAGGTAGATCCCTCGTAGGAACGCTTTTTGAAGAATGTTAAATTTGCGTTGTTCATgtgagaagaaaagaaaaaaaaaatcggGGACGAAATTTTGGCGCTCGGTTTTGTTTAGGCGGAAGTGGTCTGTGCTGTATATGTCATGTGATATAGTTCTCACGTGTTAATTGTTGAGCGGTTAGTTGTGCTGGGTATTAATTAGTCAACTAGTTTATGCAATGGGTGTATACTTTCGATGGCTCCGAAAGCGGCGGCCCCCCACGGTACGCGAATATGGGATTAAAGCGGGAGAGATTGGTAATTTATGCCTTGTGAGTCGCGCAAAGGGGTAATTGGAGTGTTTAATCTTCATTACAACGTTGGTAACCACTTTTTTCTGGTTGTAGAAAGCTCCTCGTTGAAAAATTGTATAATTGAGGGGTAGTGGGGAGCTTCTGACTCCCaatctttttttactttttttccTGAATCGGCTTGGGCTTTGGGtcttgacttcttctcttcactctGGGGTTCATAACGTCTCTCAGTGTCTCACGATGTCTCAACAAAAGTCTGGTAAGTCCTTGAATGCTtgcttatttcttcttcgagtCTTGGATTTCAACAATCTACAATCTCGGtcacccctcctccagccctccGCCAAGTAAAGACTTGGGTCGAGGTTCTGTCCCCACAGTTCATATTTCCCTGGTGTCTTCTATGTTTAAAGAGAGAGGAGACTGGCTAACTCAGATGTCTTATTCTAGCAATCCTTTCCGTCTACGACAAGACCGGTCTCCTAGACCTGGCAAAGGGCCTCGCTAAGCACAATGTCCGGCTTCTTGCCTCCGGTGGTACTGCGCGGATGATTCGGGAGGCTGGTTTCCCAGTTGAGTGCGTACCCATTCTTTTTCGACATGGGCTTTTGCTGTCGTGCCTGTGATTGTGGTTATGATGGATGGGATACCATTGCCTATGTGCACTTTTCGGGGGCTGACAGACACCAGAGATGTTTCAGCTATCACCCACGCACCTGAGATGCTCGGTGGTCGTGTGAAGACCCTCCACCCTGCTGTCCATGGTGGTATCCTCGCCCGTGATATCGAATCCGACGAGAAGGACCTCGCCGACCAGAACATCGCCAAGGTCGACTTCGTTGTCTGCAACCTGTACCCCTTCAAGGAGACCGTCAACAAGGTCAATGTCACCATCGAGGAAGCCGTTGAGGAAATCGATATTGGCGGAGTCACTCTACTCCGTGCCGCCGCTAAGAACCACTCCCGCGTTACTATCCTCTCGGACCCCGAGGATTACCCTGAATTCCTTAAGGAACTCGAGGCTGGTGAAATCACGGAAAAGAGCCGGAGATCATACGCCCTTAAGGCTTTCGAACACACTGCAGACTATGATTCCGCCATTTCCGTTTTCTTCCGCAAGCAATATGCTGGCAACGGTGAACAGCACCTCTCTCTGCGTTACGGAACCAACCCTCACCAGAAGCCTGCGTCTGCCGCCATGCCCCAAGGCAAGCTTCCTTTCAAGGCTCTCAACGGCTCTCCTGGATATGTCAACCTTCTCGATGCTCTGAACGCCTGGGCTCTTGTGAAGGAGCTCAAGCAGGCTCTTGGAtaccctgctgctgccagctTTAAGCACGTGTCTCCTGCTGGTGCAGCTGTAGGTGTTCCTCTTAGTGACAAGGAGCGCAAGGTCTACATGGTCGACGATATTGCTGGAATCGAGTCCTCCGGTCTTGCCCAGGCTTATGCCCGTGCCCGCGGTGCTGACCGCATGTCCAGCTTCGGCGATGTTCTCGCCCTCAGTGACGTTGTCGATGTCACCACAGCCAAGATCGTTTCTCGAGAGGTCTCCGACGGTGTCATTGCTCCTGGTtatgagaaggaggctcTTGAGATCctatccaagaagaagggcggcaAGTACCTCGTGCTCCAGATCGACGACTCTTACGTTCCTGCTGGAGAGGAGACCCGTACTGTCTATGGTATTCAGCTGAACCAGCACCGCAACGATGTTGTGATCTCCCCTCAGAAGaccttcaacaccatcatcACGCCAAAGGATCTCAAGTCTCTCCCCGACGCTGCTCTGCGGGATCTCACTGTGGCAACCATCGCCCTCAAGTACACTCAGTCCAACTCTGTTTGCTATGCTCTTAACGGCCAGGTTGTTGGCCTCGGAGCCGGTCAACAGAGCCGTATCCACTGTACCCGTCTAGCAGGTGACAAGACCGACAACTGGTGGATGCGTTTCCACGACCGTGTAATCAACATTAAGTGGAAGGCTGGCACCAAGCGTGCTGACAAGAGCAACGCTATTGACCTACTCACCTCCGGCCAGACCCCTCGTAACGACGTCGAGAAGGCCGAGTACGAGCGCGTCTTCGAGGAGGTTCCTAAGCCATTCACACAGGAGGAGCGTGAATCCTGGCTCGAGCAACTGAGCGAGGTTGCTGTCTCCTCAGATGCCTTCGTATGTTTACTCAGTCGCTTACTTCGTGGTTATAGAGCTAACTTTCATGTCAATAGTTCCCCTTTATCGACAACGTTTTCCGCGCTGCCCGCTCTGGTGTCAAATACATTGCTGCTCCTAGCGGTAGCCAGAACGACGGGCCTGTCTTTGAGACCTCTGAGAAGCTCGGCATTACCTTCGTCGAGCAGGGCACTCGTCTTTTCCACCACTAAATTTTTAGAACAGCTTCGTAATTTGCAGTATCGAGGTAGTttaccaaaaaaaaaaaaaaatacccACGGGTTTGAGTTCTCACATGACGTTTCTTAGAACTTTTTTTTGCTCCATTTAGTATTATCATTATAGTGGACCATCTTGGCTACCATGGTGTATTGTTGTATTTGGGGCTAGTATCTGGATAGCCCGCCGTTAAATTGATGGCTGAAGTACGTGCCTCCGGCTTTATATAACTTGACCTCCTGGTATCCACTATATCCCGTTCCAGACCAGCAAAATCAAAACAAGCACACTCAATGGTAGTGACTGTTACATTTAATTATCATAGGCATAGGAAGAGTTTATCTTCAATGGAgtttaatttttattttccacCCCAAGATCCGCCGCCAACTCGTGGATGGAAACCTTAGTTGCGGAGTGCCCCTTGCTTGACCGCAGATGTTAATTGCTAAAACACTAAGGCAAGAACTTTTAGGAGCTTGTCGGCTATTCTGGTGACATTTTAGGCCCCTATTAGCCAGGCCGAATATACACGCCAGTTCGTATAGAAGAAGTGAAGTTAAATTTCCCGGGCTGAGGGTCTTCGTCGTACCCTGTCCTGGGTGGtgtatatataaatcttGGCCCGCGCCTCGAGAATTTCCAGCCCGGAAGCGTAGGGAGTGGAACAGTCAACCACCACATCTAAATTAGTTATCTTTCCCCCTATCTCCTTAATTTGAAGCCTgaccaaaaaaaaaaaaaaaaaaaaaaacaccCATCAAACGGTTTACTTCTTCGTCGGGTTCGCCGTTTGCTTCAATCGCCCAGAGCTACCTAGTACAAGGTATAGTTCTCAGTCCCTGTCAGTTTG
This genomic interval from Aspergillus puulaauensis MK2 DNA, chromosome 7, nearly complete sequence contains the following:
- a CDS encoding INSIG family protein (COG:S;~EggNog:ENOG410PNA8;~InterPro:IPR025929;~PFAM:PF07281;~TransMembrane:6 (i131-150o170-192i213-235o241-260i267-284o320-340i)) is translated as MSDDEVPLLRPRPQRAFRVNDSSESPTPAEPSNLGTLTPREPGSAAISRNGSIMNLTSPTLYGIYSPTAFEGTRDEDSAWGTEADVQPLHPDSPAAQPGLGRTESAAVLRTRSRLSHGLFRGVILPQTIKGVLLFAFGVVYGIITIHLHENHWITPVKLEYTHFYGSWEYLGFWGLTGVAIGNALPLFDSYLDSASGRTAQEEQRNDQDAAELALSWSAVVRSVGAFVGIAFAMRRTPWESTTQASLTLALANPVLWYLIDRTKTGFILSTTLAISVMGLLLGLKPDLIPSTDSSAPAIPSLNGTGAESALEAGITQESMAVRTWVASVLFCACVCFGNIGRQLAIGSGRETLKS
- the ADE17 gene encoding phosphoribosylaminoimidazolecarboxamide formyltransferase/IMP cyclohydrolase (COG:F;~EggNog:ENOG410PFH2;~InterPro:IPR011607,IPR036914,IPR002695,IPR016193, IPR024051,IPR024050;~PFAM:PF01808,PF02142;~go_function: GO:0003824 - catalytic activity [Evidence IEA];~go_function: GO:0003937 - IMP cyclohydrolase activity [Evidence IEA];~go_function: GO:0004643 - phosphoribosylaminoimidazolecarboxamide formyltransferase activity [Evidence IEA];~go_process: GO:0006164 - purine nucleotide biosynthetic process [Evidence IEA]); translation: MSQQKSAILSVYDKTGLLDLAKGLAKHNVRLLASGGTARMIREAGFPVEDVSAITHAPEMLGGRVKTLHPAVHGGILARDIESDEKDLADQNIAKVDFVVCNLYPFKETVNKVNVTIEEAVEEIDIGGVTLLRAAAKNHSRVTILSDPEDYPEFLKELEAGEITEKSRRSYALKAFEHTADYDSAISVFFRKQYAGNGEQHLSLRYGTNPHQKPASAAMPQGKLPFKALNGSPGYVNLLDALNAWALVKELKQALGYPAAASFKHVSPAGAAVGVPLSDKERKVYMVDDIAGIESSGLAQAYARARGADRMSSFGDVLALSDVVDVTTAKIVSREVSDGVIAPGYEKEALEILSKKKGGKYLVLQIDDSYVPAGEETRTVYGIQLNQHRNDVVISPQKTFNTIITPKDLKSLPDAALRDLTVATIALKYTQSNSVCYALNGQVVGLGAGQQSRIHCTRLAGDKTDNWWMRFHDRVINIKWKAGTKRADKSNAIDLLTSGQTPRNDVEKAEYERVFEEVPKPFTQEERESWLEQLSEVAVSSDAFFPFIDNVFRAARSGVKYIAAPSGSQNDGPVFETSEKLGITFVEQGTRLFHH